A DNA window from Iodobacter ciconiae contains the following coding sequences:
- a CDS encoding adenylosuccinate synthase: MSRNVVVIGTQWGDEGKGKIVDWLTDHAQGVIRFQGGHNAGHTLWVGGKKTVLRLIPSGILHAGKACFIGNGVVISPEALLKEIDELEAAGVDVASRLRISEACPLILPYHIAIDQAREAAKGEMKIGTTGRGIGPAYEDKIARRSIRLQDLYHPERFAAKLKENLDWYNFTLKNYFKAEEVDFQKVYDDALIYAERIKPMLGDVSRTLYDMNKAGQPLLFEGAQGTLLDIDHGTYPYVTSSNCVAGAASAGAGVAPQMLQYVLGIVKAYTTRVGSGPFPTELFDDVGVGLASRGHEFGSVTGRARRCGWFDAAALKRSIQINGVSGLCVTKLDVMDGIETISICTGYKLDGEVTDILPIGAEQIARCEPIYEQMPGWHESTFGVKRLEDLPANARAYLKRIEEICEAPVDIISTGPDREETIVLRHPYNG; the protein is encoded by the coding sequence ATGAGCAGAAATGTGGTCGTGATTGGTACCCAGTGGGGTGACGAGGGTAAGGGCAAGATCGTTGACTGGCTGACCGATCATGCACAGGGCGTGATTCGTTTTCAGGGCGGTCATAATGCCGGTCATACACTGTGGGTGGGCGGCAAAAAAACCGTTTTGCGTTTAATCCCTTCAGGTATTTTACATGCGGGTAAGGCTTGCTTTATCGGTAATGGCGTGGTTATTTCTCCTGAAGCCTTGCTCAAAGAAATTGACGAGCTGGAAGCTGCGGGTGTTGATGTGGCTAGTCGTCTGCGTATTTCGGAAGCGTGTCCATTGATTTTGCCGTACCACATTGCCATTGATCAGGCGCGTGAAGCAGCAAAAGGCGAAATGAAAATTGGTACAACCGGCCGTGGTATTGGCCCTGCGTACGAAGATAAAATTGCCCGCCGTTCGATTCGTTTGCAAGATCTGTATCACCCAGAGCGCTTTGCCGCCAAGTTGAAAGAAAATCTTGATTGGTACAATTTTACTCTGAAGAACTACTTCAAGGCTGAAGAAGTTGATTTCCAGAAGGTTTACGACGATGCGCTGATTTATGCTGAGCGTATCAAACCTATGCTGGGCGATGTTTCCCGCACACTTTATGATATGAATAAAGCGGGCCAGCCTCTCTTATTTGAAGGTGCGCAAGGCACATTGCTGGATATCGATCACGGTACCTATCCTTACGTGACTTCCAGTAATTGCGTGGCCGGTGCTGCCTCAGCTGGCGCAGGCGTTGCTCCGCAAATGTTGCAATACGTATTAGGTATTGTGAAGGCTTATACCACGCGGGTGGGTTCAGGCCCATTTCCAACCGAATTATTTGACGATGTGGGGGTGGGTTTAGCATCTCGCGGTCATGAGTTTGGCTCGGTAACTGGTCGTGCACGTCGCTGCGGCTGGTTTGATGCTGCTGCGTTGAAGCGATCTATCCAAATTAATGGTGTATCCGGTTTGTGTGTGACTAAGCTGGATGTTATGGATGGTATTGAAACAATCAGTATTTGTACCGGTTACAAGCTCGATGGCGAAGTCACCGATATCCTGCCCATTGGTGCAGAGCAAATTGCACGCTGTGAACCTATTTACGAGCAAATGCCGGGCTGGCACGAGTCTACTTTTGGCGTTAAAAGGCTGGAAGATTTACCCGCTAATGCGCGTGCTTATTTGAAGCGTATCGAAGAAATCTGTGAAGCGCCGGTGGATATTATTTCTACAGGCCCGGATCGTGAAGAAACTATCGTATTGCGCCATCCTTATAATGGCTGA
- a CDS encoding IS5 family transposase yields the protein MPRLMLSNELWSKLEKILLQHTIYNKPDLRITVEGMFYRMRVGCPWRDLPSAFGEWNSVYKRFNAWSVAGKWLNIFKALLIDPDFEWVFIDGSYAKAHQHSAGAASDQSEAIGKSRAGNTSKIHLAVDAYGLPIAFEITGGEINDCTAAPELIAQLPSAEVIIADKGYDSEYLRGLISAQGARSVIPRKRNSIKGNVDLDRGLYCYRHLVENAFARLKHYRAVAFRYDKLKRNYESVIAMACAFLWLPM from the coding sequence ATGCCCCGATTAATGCTCAGTAACGAGCTTTGGTCGAAGCTAGAAAAGATTCTGCTTCAACACACCATTTACAACAAGCCTGATTTACGAATTACCGTCGAAGGAATGTTTTACCGCATGCGCGTTGGCTGCCCGTGGCGGGATTTACCCAGCGCCTTTGGTGAATGGAATTCAGTCTATAAACGCTTTAATGCTTGGTCTGTAGCTGGGAAATGGCTCAATATTTTCAAAGCCTTACTGATCGACCCCGATTTTGAATGGGTATTCATTGATGGTAGCTATGCCAAGGCGCATCAACACAGCGCCGGGGCGGCCAGCGATCAATCTGAAGCGATTGGCAAAAGCCGTGCAGGGAACACCAGCAAAATTCATTTGGCGGTAGATGCTTATGGTTTGCCGATTGCCTTCGAAATTACCGGAGGCGAGATTAATGATTGTACTGCCGCCCCAGAGCTGATTGCCCAACTGCCTTCAGCCGAAGTGATCATCGCAGATAAGGGGTACGATAGTGAGTACCTTCGAGGACTGATTTCTGCGCAGGGTGCGCGATCAGTGATTCCCAGAAAACGTAATTCAATCAAAGGGAATGTGGATCTAGATCGTGGGCTGTATTGCTATCGACATTTGGTCGAGAATGCTTTTGCGCGATTGAAGCATTACCGCGCAGTGGCATTCCGATATGACAAGTTGAAGCGAAATTATGAAAGTGTCATAGCCATGGCGTGCGCATTTTTATGGCTACCGATGTGA
- a CDS encoding porin has protein sequence MMVKKYLAVAIMGLCVVSYAQAEVTLYGIAQKSIDYGNSATGERKFSMQDIGSRVGFKGVDQLDNGSSLLWKLESGLSTFGSREAWIGYENKDAGTLRFGKSKGAYNLLVEGFDLFESNTTLANTIQDATYRSRHESAVYYATPANLGGFAANLNYVIDSGKFSGTAADVEDQKGYDASVSYTHSKFAVYAGTMSLKNVARSGFQELKEQKGSKVTSYIVGAKLFPIEGLQIGAAYQNTKQDLTTGGDYKRDSAILMAQYEVGKWVPRVGYVYQGEGKLSSAGGQNLAKAGHFQIGTDYNLSKSSLLYVEGAVIQNKDQNAFSTSISDGLATTPKVISTGMILLF, from the coding sequence ATGATGGTTAAAAAATATCTGGCAGTTGCAATCATGGGTTTGTGTGTGGTTTCTTATGCACAAGCAGAAGTAACACTTTATGGTATTGCTCAGAAGTCGATTGATTATGGCAACAGTGCGACCGGTGAAAGAAAATTCTCAATGCAAGATATTGGTAGTCGCGTAGGGTTTAAAGGTGTTGATCAGCTGGATAATGGCTCCAGTTTACTGTGGAAGCTTGAGTCTGGCTTAAGTACTTTCGGTAGCCGTGAAGCATGGATTGGTTATGAAAATAAAGATGCAGGCACTTTGCGCTTTGGTAAAAGCAAAGGTGCTTATAATTTATTGGTAGAAGGCTTTGATTTATTTGAAAGTAATACCACGTTGGCAAACACTATACAGGATGCAACATACCGCTCCCGCCACGAAAGTGCGGTTTACTATGCAACACCTGCTAATTTGGGTGGCTTTGCTGCCAATTTAAATTACGTTATTGATAGTGGTAAATTTAGCGGCACTGCTGCTGATGTGGAAGATCAAAAAGGCTATGACGCCAGTGTTAGCTATACCCACAGCAAATTTGCCGTTTATGCGGGCACAATGAGTTTGAAGAACGTAGCCCGCTCCGGCTTTCAGGAGCTGAAAGAGCAAAAGGGTTCTAAAGTCACTTCCTACATAGTGGGGGCAAAGCTGTTTCCGATTGAAGGGCTACAAATTGGTGCTGCCTATCAAAATACCAAACAGGATCTGACTACAGGCGGTGATTACAAGCGTGACAGTGCTATTTTAATGGCACAGTACGAAGTGGGTAAGTGGGTGCCACGCGTAGGTTATGTGTATCAGGGAGAAGGTAAGCTGAGCTCTGCTGGCGGCCAAAACTTAGCGAAAGCAGGTCATTTTCAGATTGGAACTGATTACAATTTGAGCAAATCTTCGCTGCTTTATGTTGAGGGTGCTGTGATTCAAAATAAAGATCAGAATGCATTTTCAACCAGCATCAGTGATGGCTTAGCTACAACACCTAAAGTGATCAGTACCGGTATGATTCTGCTATTTTAG
- a CDS encoding peptide ABC transporter substrate-binding protein has product MNWTMKSVTFALSFALGGGVFAAAVPAGVKLSDKQEMIRNNGAEVETLDPHLAESVGANNITRDLFEGLTTSDNEGRLHPGVALSWKQTDPTTWVFTLRKDAKFSNGDPITAADFVYGWQRFLDPKLASQYGTAYGIFVLNGLEVAEGKKAPLTLGIKAVDKYTLEVKTPNPISYLPSVLSNSQFAPVHKATVDKFGKDWTKPGNMVGNGAYVLKDWKVNSKIVIEKNPQYWDAKKTVLTKVTYLPVEAGNAELKLYQSGNNDFVYQLPAGQYEKLKKDFPKEIQNGPILGLRYYSLNNKDPMMKDVRVRKALSMVLDRDILAQKVTADGQIPVYGVTVKGLEGADVTTYDWVKWPMAKRVEEAKKLLAEAGVKPGAKIKFTYNTDDYHKKMALFASSEWKTKLGLNTELDSLEFKVLLKKRHDGDFQIARNGWLADYNDATTFLTLVQCGSSQNDNANCNKKAEELIKQGNDQQDAAKRKDLLTQAAKLIMDDYPMIPLLQYTLPRLVKPYVGGYSTKNPADRYLSKEFYIIKQ; this is encoded by the coding sequence ATGAACTGGACTATGAAATCAGTGACATTCGCGCTTTCATTTGCATTAGGTGGCGGCGTATTTGCAGCGGCTGTGCCTGCAGGTGTCAAGCTGAGCGATAAGCAAGAGATGATTCGTAATAATGGCGCTGAAGTGGAAACACTTGATCCTCATCTTGCTGAGTCTGTTGGCGCTAATAATATTACCCGTGATTTGTTTGAAGGTTTAACGACGAGCGATAACGAGGGCCGCTTACATCCTGGTGTGGCTTTAAGCTGGAAGCAAACAGACCCGACAACCTGGGTGTTTACTTTGCGTAAAGACGCCAAATTTTCTAATGGTGACCCGATTACAGCCGCTGATTTTGTCTACGGCTGGCAACGTTTTCTTGATCCTAAGCTTGCCTCGCAATATGGCACAGCCTATGGTATTTTTGTATTAAATGGTTTGGAAGTTGCTGAAGGCAAAAAAGCGCCTTTAACCCTAGGAATTAAAGCAGTTGATAAATATACGCTTGAAGTAAAAACACCAAATCCAATTTCTTATTTACCCAGTGTTTTATCTAATTCGCAATTTGCGCCTGTGCATAAGGCAACAGTTGATAAATTTGGTAAAGATTGGACTAAGCCGGGCAATATGGTCGGTAATGGTGCATACGTACTGAAAGACTGGAAAGTAAACAGCAAAATTGTAATTGAAAAAAATCCACAGTATTGGGATGCAAAAAAAACAGTATTAACCAAGGTAACATATTTGCCCGTTGAGGCAGGTAATGCAGAATTAAAACTATACCAATCCGGTAATAATGATTTTGTTTACCAATTGCCAGCTGGTCAATATGAAAAGTTGAAAAAAGATTTTCCGAAAGAAATCCAGAATGGCCCTATTCTGGGCCTGCGTTATTACTCCCTGAATAATAAAGATCCAATGATGAAAGATGTGCGCGTACGCAAAGCGCTATCGATGGTATTGGATCGCGATATTCTGGCTCAGAAAGTTACGGCTGATGGCCAGATTCCTGTGTATGGCGTAACGGTTAAGGGGTTGGAAGGCGCCGATGTAACGACATATGATTGGGTGAAGTGGCCAATGGCCAAGCGTGTTGAGGAAGCTAAAAAGTTATTGGCCGAAGCAGGCGTTAAGCCAGGCGCTAAAATAAAATTCACTTATAACACAGACGATTACCATAAGAAAATGGCTCTGTTTGCCTCTTCCGAATGGAAAACCAAACTGGGTTTAAATACCGAATTAGATAGCCTTGAATTTAAAGTTTTGTTGAAAAAACGCCATGATGGCGATTTCCAGATTGCCCGTAATGGCTGGCTGGCTGATTACAATGATGCCACGACCTTTTTAACTTTAGTTCAATGTGGTTCATCGCAAAATGATAATGCTAACTGCAATAAAAAAGCAGAAGAGCTTATTAAGCAAGGTAATGATCAGCAGGATGCTGCCAAGCGTAAAGATTTATTGACACAAGCTGCAAAATTAATTATGGATGATTATCCAATGATTCCATTGTTGCAATATACTTTGCCGCGTTTGGTTAAACCTTATGTTGGGGGGTATTCAACTAAAAACCCTGCTGATCGTTACCTAAGTAAAGAATTTTATATTATAAAGCAGTAA
- the oppB gene encoding oligopeptide ABC transporter permease OppB, with product MWIYTFRRILATIPTMLAVITVCYLLLHLTPGGPFDSERKVSDAVLANLQAKYHLDLPLWQQYLYYLKGLLQGDLGASFRYADWSVNDLVAAALPVSLTIGGGAILLSIIIGVGLGITAALKQNSFIDYFVMLIGNIGSTIPSFVLGPVLILVFAIWIPVLPAGGWNEFDLRFIVLPLSLLTFINVSTIARVMRGSLIEVMSSNFIRTARAKGLPLKTIVFRHALKPALLPVVSVLGPLAISSITAAVVTESVFSLPGIGKLIVNGASNRDYTLVLGLVVLVTVVAVLLNLLVDLAYALLDPKIRY from the coding sequence ATGTGGATTTATACATTCCGCCGAATTTTGGCAACGATTCCTACGATGCTCGCTGTAATTACGGTCTGTTATCTATTGCTGCATTTAACGCCAGGTGGTCCGTTTGATTCAGAGCGTAAAGTCTCCGATGCGGTACTGGCCAATTTACAGGCGAAATACCATCTGGATTTACCCTTGTGGCAGCAATACTTATATTATTTAAAAGGCTTATTACAAGGTGATTTAGGCGCTTCTTTTCGCTATGCAGATTGGAGTGTGAATGATCTTGTAGCTGCAGCACTGCCAGTGTCTCTGACTATTGGCGGAGGTGCTATTTTACTTTCAATTATTATTGGAGTCGGGCTCGGGATTACTGCTGCGCTAAAGCAAAATAGCTTTATTGATTATTTTGTAATGTTAATTGGCAATATTGGCAGTACCATCCCTTCTTTTGTTTTGGGGCCGGTATTGATTCTGGTTTTTGCAATTTGGATTCCTGTCTTGCCTGCAGGGGGCTGGAATGAGTTTGACCTTCGCTTTATTGTTTTGCCACTTTCCTTGCTGACTTTTATTAATGTTTCAACCATTGCCCGCGTGATGCGTGGCAGCTTAATTGAAGTTATGAGTAGCAATTTTATTCGTACCGCACGTGCGAAAGGCCTGCCTTTAAAAACGATTGTATTTCGCCATGCTTTAAAGCCTGCTTTATTACCGGTTGTTTCGGTATTAGGCCCTTTGGCTATTTCATCAATTACTGCTGCCGTTGTTACAGAGTCGGTTTTCTCTTTGCCAGGTATTGGTAAACTGATTGTAAATGGTGCAAGTAATCGTGATTACACTCTGGTCCTGGGTTTGGTTGTTCTGGTGACGGTGGTTGCGGTATTACTTAATTTATTGGTCGACTTAGCCTACGCGCTGCTTGACCCTAAAATTCGTTATTAA
- a CDS encoding ABC transporter permease subunit, with protein sequence MLFKNKKLAATLESLPVEGRSPWADARRRFFKNKAAVVSAMILMLITIACILGPFLLPNSYEDTDFGAMGLAPTFDNWHLFGTDELGRDLLVRSLIGGRISLMIGVLATLTSVAIGVIWGATAGFLGGKVDSVMMRIVDMMYAIPYLLIAILMVTLLGREFYLVVLTITVFGWMDMARVVRGQTLAIKSKEYIEAAHAIGVPTWKIIFRHVVPNLLGIVVIYTTVTVPGVILTESVLSFLGLGIQEPMTSWGVLIHDGASVMETTPWLLLFPATMLSVTLYCANYIGDGMRDALDPKDR encoded by the coding sequence ATGCTATTTAAAAACAAAAAACTCGCCGCTACGCTGGAAAGTTTACCGGTAGAAGGGCGCAGCCCCTGGGCAGATGCGCGTCGTCGTTTTTTTAAGAATAAAGCAGCCGTTGTTAGCGCTATGATCTTAATGTTGATTACTATTGCCTGTATTCTGGGCCCGTTTTTATTGCCTAATTCTTATGAAGATACAGATTTCGGTGCAATGGGCTTAGCACCCACATTTGACAACTGGCATTTATTTGGTACGGATGAGTTGGGACGGGATTTGCTGGTGCGTAGCTTAATTGGTGGCCGTATTTCTCTGATGATTGGTGTGCTGGCAACCTTGACTTCGGTGGCTATTGGCGTGATATGGGGAGCAACAGCTGGCTTTCTAGGTGGTAAAGTAGATTCTGTGATGATGCGTATTGTCGATATGATGTATGCCATTCCTTATTTACTCATTGCTATTTTGATGGTGACTTTATTAGGCCGTGAATTTTATTTGGTTGTACTGACAATTACGGTATTTGGTTGGATGGATATGGCACGTGTTGTACGCGGGCAGACACTGGCTATTAAATCAAAAGAATATATTGAAGCTGCGCATGCTATTGGTGTGCCAACATGGAAAATTATTTTTCGTCATGTTGTGCCTAATCTTTTAGGGATTGTCGTGATTTATACGACGGTGACTGTGCCGGGTGTGATTTTAACGGAGTCTGTTTTGTCATTTTTAGGCCTGGGTATTCAAGAGCCGATGACCAGCTGGGGTGTGTTGATTCATGATGGTGCCAGCGTAATGGAAACCACTCCGTGGTTGTTGTTATTTCCTGCCACTATGCTGTCTGTCACTTTGTACTGTGCCAATTATATTGGGGACGGCATGCGTGATGCGCTTGACCCGAAAGATCGTTAA
- a CDS encoding oligopeptide/dipeptide ABC transporter ATP-binding protein, which produces MSLLSVKDLGVQFATNDGSVSAVNGVSFELNRGETLGIVGESGSGKSQTVLALMGLLAKNGKTQGEALFDGQDLLTMSAQQLNKIRGNRVAMIFQDPMTSLNPYLTVERQMTEVLELHKGMSRRNAKKRSIELLDAVKIPEAARRVMMYPHEFSGGMRQRVMIAMALLCEPELLIADEPTTALDVTVQAQIIALLKDLQRDFGTGIVMITHDLGVVAGLCEKVLVMYGGRVMEQGNANDIFYHATHPYTVGLLGALPRLDHDDTESLISIPGNPPNMAHMPPGCPFSERCIHAIERCHRDLPLLLPVSAGGVLRACHKQVEEIKQGAAHV; this is translated from the coding sequence ATGAGTTTATTATCAGTAAAAGATCTCGGTGTGCAGTTTGCTACCAATGATGGTTCGGTGAGTGCGGTTAACGGTGTGTCTTTTGAGTTGAATCGTGGTGAAACACTGGGCATTGTCGGTGAATCAGGTTCGGGGAAAAGTCAGACTGTTTTAGCTTTGATGGGGCTATTGGCTAAAAATGGCAAAACACAGGGGGAGGCTTTATTTGATGGGCAGGATTTGCTGACGATGTCTGCTCAGCAATTGAATAAAATCCGTGGCAATCGTGTGGCGATGATCTTTCAAGACCCGATGACGTCTCTGAATCCTTATCTTACGGTTGAGCGTCAAATGACTGAAGTGCTGGAATTGCACAAGGGCATGAGTCGCCGCAATGCCAAAAAGCGTTCGATTGAGTTACTCGATGCTGTAAAAATTCCCGAGGCTGCTCGTCGTGTCATGATGTATCCACATGAATTTTCCGGTGGGATGCGCCAGCGTGTGATGATTGCTATGGCCCTGTTATGCGAGCCTGAATTACTGATTGCTGATGAGCCAACTACTGCTCTTGATGTTACTGTGCAGGCACAAATTATTGCGCTGCTCAAAGATTTGCAGCGTGATTTTGGTACCGGGATTGTGATGATTACACATGATTTAGGTGTTGTTGCGGGGCTCTGCGAAAAAGTACTGGTGATGTACGGAGGCCGCGTTATGGAGCAGGGTAACGCCAATGATATTTTTTATCATGCAACACATCCCTATACGGTTGGTTTGCTGGGCGCGCTGCCGCGCCTGGATCATGATGATACTGAAAGCCTGATCTCTATTCCGGGCAATCCGCCCAATATGGCGCATATGCCACCAGGCTGTCCGTTTAGCGAGCGCTGCATCCATGCTATAGAGCGTTGTCATCGCGATTTGCCTTTATTGCTGCCTGTGTCTGCAGGGGGTGTTTTACGTGCTTGTCATAAGCAGGTAGAAGAAATCAAGCAGGGGGCCGCTCATGTCTGA
- the oppF gene encoding murein tripeptide/oligopeptide ABC transporter ATP binding protein OppF translates to MSDARQPILSIRNLKVHFSVRQGVTWPWQASKTLKAVDGVSLDLYAGETLGVVGESGCGKSTLARAVLNLIPATSGSIVWMGKEMSGASSADWLEARKDIQMIFQDPLASLNPRMTVAQIIAEPLKTHYPHISDSDVMAQVKAIMVRVGLREQQINRYPHEFSGGQCQRIGIARALIMRPKLIICDEPVSALDVSIQAQIVNLLKELQREMGLALIFIAHDLAVVKHISDRILVMYLGHEMELAKKAALYLQPSHPYTQALLSAIPIPDPEREKNKVIQILQGDLPSPINPPSGCVFRTRCPKALDQCSKDVPQLRQLTEQTQAACLLA, encoded by the coding sequence ATGTCTGATGCACGTCAGCCGATTCTGTCGATTCGGAACCTAAAAGTTCATTTTTCTGTGCGCCAGGGAGTGACCTGGCCATGGCAAGCGAGTAAAACACTGAAGGCTGTAGATGGCGTGTCACTTGATTTATATGCAGGTGAAACGTTGGGCGTGGTGGGGGAGTCGGGGTGTGGCAAATCTACACTTGCCCGCGCGGTGCTGAATCTAATTCCCGCAACCAGCGGCAGTATTGTCTGGATGGGTAAAGAAATGAGCGGTGCGAGTAGCGCTGACTGGCTGGAAGCACGCAAAGACATCCAGATGATTTTTCAGGATCCTCTGGCATCTTTAAATCCGCGCATGACAGTAGCACAAATTATTGCAGAGCCACTTAAAACACATTATCCGCATATTTCTGACAGTGATGTAATGGCTCAGGTTAAAGCAATTATGGTCCGGGTGGGTTTGCGTGAGCAGCAAATTAACCGTTACCCACATGAATTTTCAGGCGGGCAGTGCCAGCGTATCGGTATTGCAAGAGCGCTGATTATGAGACCCAAGCTGATTATTTGTGACGAGCCGGTTTCTGCGCTTGATGTATCGATTCAGGCACAAATTGTGAATCTACTGAAAGAGTTGCAACGTGAAATGGGCCTGGCGCTGATTTTTATTGCTCATGATTTAGCCGTTGTAAAACATATCAGCGATCGTATTTTGGTGATGTATTTAGGCCATGAGATGGAGTTGGCAAAAAAGGCCGCGCTTTATTTGCAGCCTAGTCACCCATATACACAAGCTTTATTGTCTGCGATTCCAATCCCGGACCCTGAGCGTGAAAAAAATAAAGTGATTCAGATTTTGCAGGGCGATTTGCCCAGCCCGATTAACCCGCCGTCAGGCTGTGTATTCAGGACGCGTTGCCCAAAGGCCTTGGATCAGTGTTCCAAAGATGTCCCACAGTTGCGCCAGCTTACCGAGCAAACACAGGCGGCATGTTTACTGGCTTAA
- the trmL gene encoding tRNA (uridine(34)/cytosine(34)/5-carboxymethylaminomethyluridine(34)-2'-O)-methyltransferase TrmL yields MFHIVLFQPEIPPNTGNIIRLAANTGCHLHLVKPLGFELDDKRMRRAGLDYHEFSSMQIHESWTSCQQSLAGHRFFAMTTKGSTRHDHIIYEKSDVFVFGPETRGLPEEIRAEFAANRRIRLPMMPDNRSLNLSNAVAITVFEAWRQMDFAGAD; encoded by the coding sequence ATGTTCCATATTGTTCTATTTCAACCTGAAATCCCGCCAAATACGGGCAATATTATCCGTCTTGCTGCCAATACCGGCTGCCATTTACACCTGGTTAAGCCTCTGGGCTTTGAACTGGACGACAAGCGCATGCGCCGTGCAGGCCTCGATTACCATGAGTTTTCAAGCATGCAGATCCACGAATCATGGACGAGCTGCCAGCAATCTCTGGCTGGGCATCGTTTTTTTGCCATGACCACCAAAGGCTCAACAAGGCACGATCACATTATCTACGAGAAAAGTGATGTCTTTGTGTTCGGGCCGGAAACCCGTGGACTGCCTGAAGAGATTCGCGCAGAATTTGCCGCAAATCGCCGTATACGCCTACCCATGATGCCGGATAATCGCAGCCTAAATTTATCCAATGCCGTCGCAATCACGGTATTTGAAGCATGGCGCCAGATGGACTTTGCCGGAGCAGACTAA
- the purU gene encoding formyltetrahydrofolate deformylase gives MNTATLLISCPDRKGLSAAIANFLYTYNANIVHSDQHQDETENLFLMRVEWDVTDFSLDMSAFAAAFQPIADRFQMIWSVALSACRPKMAIFVSKYDHCLVDLLHRHKSGELRCDIPLIISNHEDCRGLADYYGIPYHVITVTKDNKAESEQAQHALLETSQIDLIVLARYMQVLSHEFTASYPQRIINIHHSFLPAFEGAKPYHRAFARGVKLIGATSHYVTEVLDDGPIIEQDVMRISHRDDIDMLIQKGRDLERMVLSRAVRAHLENRILVYAKKTVIFS, from the coding sequence ATGAATACCGCAACACTACTGATTAGTTGTCCAGATCGAAAAGGTTTATCTGCAGCGATTGCCAATTTTCTGTATACCTACAACGCCAACATTGTTCACTCCGATCAGCATCAGGATGAAACAGAAAATTTATTTTTGATGCGGGTCGAGTGGGACGTTACTGATTTCTCACTGGACATGAGTGCATTTGCAGCAGCATTTCAGCCGATTGCTGATCGTTTTCAAATGATATGGTCGGTGGCTTTATCTGCTTGCCGTCCAAAAATGGCAATTTTTGTTTCAAAGTATGATCATTGCCTTGTTGATTTATTGCATCGGCATAAAAGTGGCGAACTACGTTGTGATATTCCCCTGATTATTTCTAATCATGAAGATTGCCGTGGTCTGGCTGATTACTATGGTATTCCCTATCATGTTATTACGGTAACTAAAGACAATAAAGCTGAATCAGAACAGGCTCAGCATGCATTGCTGGAAACAAGTCAGATTGATTTAATTGTACTTGCCCGATATATGCAGGTATTAAGCCACGAATTTACAGCGTCTTATCCGCAGCGCATCATTAATATCCATCATTCGTTTTTGCCAGCATTTGAAGGGGCAAAACCTTATCATCGCGCATTTGCCCGTGGCGTAAAACTTATCGGTGCAACCAGTCATTATGTGACTGAAGTCTTGGATGATGGCCCGATTATCGAGCAGGATGTTATGCGTATTTCTCATCGCGATGATATTGATATGCTGATTCAGAAAGGGCGTGATCTGGAAAGAATGGTGCTTTCGCGTGCGGTGCGTGCCCATCTTGAAAACCGGATTTTGGTTTATGCAAAGAAAACGGTCATTTTTTCTTAA